From Solanum lycopersicum chromosome 8, SLM_r2.1, the proteins below share one genomic window:
- the LOC138337976 gene encoding uncharacterized protein, whose translation MTAPLNLEEGQSSHRPPRFNGHFYSWWKVRMHDYLMAEDSEQKYDDADRKKIEKGFKAKTLLVCGIGPDEYNRVSACESAKEIWDCLLTAHEGTEQVKESKIDMLTSRYENFKMKEGETIHDMFTKLSSITHELRSLGEPISMTKKVGKVLRILPKFWESKVDAITEAKDLKVLTMDALIGNLKTHEMNRNYDLSKREAKKDKSLMLKYKSDEDSSDDDDMAYLISRFQKINENKEHQKHRGDKENRRDLVLGNRDRKAAADMVVKRALAAWGDSSSDSEDPDEPKDVSMVAVHEEETVFNEMFYLMAHTENEEEDNQNGHLKNECVSWRNSCERYSKYAERQNVPNERPGPTEPVSTHRFLKKKSVPAPWSFVRKIQSLPYWTKYNLITPLSAYWELKLKWVPKLNK comes from the exons ATGACAGCTCCACTTAACCTCGAAGAAGGTCAGTCATCACACAGacctcctcgtttcaatggacatttctacagttggtggaaagttagaatgcacGACTATCTCATGGCTGAAGATAGCGA GCAGAAATATGATGATGCTGacaggaaaaagattgaaaagggtttcaaagctaaaactcttctggtctgtgggataggacctgatgagtacAATAGAGTGTCAGCCTGTGAGTCTGCTAAAGAAATTTGGGATTGCTTGTTGACTGCACATGAAGGAACTGAGCAAGTCAAAGAATCCAAGATTGACATGCTCACCTCACGATAtgagaacttcaaaatgaaggaaggagaaactATACATGACATGTTCACCAAGTTGTCTTCCATTACACATGAGCTACGAAGTTTGggtgaacctataagcatgacCAAAAAAGTCGGGAAAGTGCTTCGAATTCTTCCAAAGTTTTGGGAGAGCAAAGTTGATGCCATTACAGAAGCCAAGGACTTGAAGGTGCTGACCATGGATGCCTTGATTGGTAATCTTAAAacacatgagatgaatcgaaactatgatttgtcaaaaagggaagccaagaaggacaagtcattgatgttgaagtataaatcagatgaagattcaagtgatgatgatgatatggcttATCTCATCAGTAGATTTCAAAAGAtt aatgaaaacaaggAACATCAAAAACACAGGGGTGACAAAGAAAACAGAAGGGATCTGGTACTTGGTAACAGAGATCGTAAAGCTGCTGCTGATATGGTTGTCAAAAGggctcttgctgcatggggGGATTCTTCTAGTGACTCAGAAGATCCTGATGAGCCAAAAGATGTGTCGATGGTTGCTGTGCATGAGGAGGAAACtgtcttcaatgaaatgttttatCTCATGGCACacacagaaaatgaagaagaagacaatcAG AATGGACATCTGAAGAATGAGTGTGTTAGCTGGAGAAACTCATGTGAAAGATACTCTAAGTACGCTGAAAGACAAAATGTACCAAATGAGAGACCTGGTCCTACAGAGCCTGTGTCAACTCAcagatttttaaagaaaaaatctgTTCCTGCTCCTTGGTCCTTTGTTAGAAAGATTCAAAGTCTACCATATTGGACCAAGTACAATCTGATCACTCCTTTGTCTGCCTACTGGGAACTCAAgctgaaatgggttcccaagcttaacaagtga